Proteins from a single region of Ischnura elegans chromosome 2, ioIscEleg1.1, whole genome shotgun sequence:
- the LOC124153724 gene encoding phosphatidylserine decarboxylase proenzyme, mitochondrial has product MAAGCSSIFLEFGGTWQRLRNSSVVRYVRGLEWTPLPLGVGFALLAVLQWRHIRNRARKTPEGTEAVSDVKEWEITCYRMMPLRAFSRAWGWALGFQLPTWARSPILSAYASTFGCNLSEAAYPDLSSYSSLGEFFCRSLKDGCRPIDAAQPLVSPADGKVLNFGPVESCRVEQVKGVTYSLETFLGPPVWEELSVSDQSTGKIETMTKETMPKCLLHDKNNCLYQCVIYLAPGDYHRFHSPVDWNIKFRRHFQGELLSVNPRVARWIPDLFSLNERAMYVGSWKYGFFSTTAVGATNVGSIKIYCDKTLHTNERKWKLNRSEDKFFQASGGGVSLKKGDPFGEFNLGSTIVLLFEAPKDFKFNVSAGQVVKVGQPLHCECSSSEKSK; this is encoded by the exons ATGGCGGCTGGTTGCAGTTCTATTTTTTTAg AATTTGGAGGAACATGGCAGCGACTAAGAAACTCATCTGTAGTACGGTATGTCCGTGGCTTGGAATGGACTCCTTTGCCACTAGGCGTTGGCTTTGCTCTGCTGGCAGTTCTTCAGTGGCGGCATATCAGAAATCGAGCACGCAAGACTCCAGAAGGCACAGAAGCTGTCAGTGATGTTAAGGAATGGGAG ATAACATGTTATCGAATGATGCCTTTAAGGGCTTTCTCGAGAGCCTGGGGTTGGGCTCTTGGGTTCCAACTTCCTACCTGGGCTCGTTCCCCTATCTTATCAGCGTATGCATCAACTTTTGGATGTAACCTATCTGAGGCTGCTTACCCAGATCTTTCATCATATTCATCATTAGGCGAGTTCTTTTGTCGAAGCTTGAAGGATGGATGTAGGCCCATTGATGCAGCTCAGCCTCTG GTTTCTCCTGCTGATGGTAAAGTTCTAAATTTTGGGCCAGTTGAATCATGCAGAGTGGAACAGGTCAAAGGTGTAACATACTCTCTGGAGACATTCCTTGGACCACCAGTGTGGGAAGAGCTCAGTGTTAGTGATCAGTCaactggaaaaattgaaacaatgaCAAAGGAGACTATGCCAAAGTGTTTATTGCATGACAAGAATAATTGCCTCTACCAATGTGTGATATATCTTGCTCCAGGCGATTACCACAGATTTCATTCGCCAGTTGACTGGAATATCAAGTTTCgtcgtcattttcaag GTGAGCTTCTTAGTGTCAACCCTCGAGTAGCCAGATGGATTCCTGATCTTTTCAGTCTGAATGAGCGTGCTATGTACGTAGGCAGTTGGAAGTATGGTTTTTTTTCCACAACAGCAGTTGGAGCCACAAATGTTGGTTCCATCAAGATATATTGTGATAAA ACCCTTCACACCAATGAGCGTAAGTGGAAGTTGAACCGAAGTGAAGACAAATTTTTCCAGGCGTCAGGAGGAGGTGTATCATTGAAAAAAGGTGATCCATTTGGAGAGTTCAACCTTGGGTCCACTATTGTTCTCCTTTTTGAAGCACCTAAAGACTTCAAATTCAATGTAAGTGCTGGGCAGGTCGTCAAGGTTGGTCAGCCTTTGCATTGTGAATGTTCCTCTTCAGAAAAGAGTAAATAA
- the LOC124153721 gene encoding serine/threonine-protein kinase BRSK2 isoform X5 encodes MKVEREIAIMKLIDHPHVLGLSDVYENKKYLYLVLEHVSGGELFDYLVKKGRLTPKEARRFFRQIISALDFCHSHSICHRDLKPENLLLDEKNNIKIADFGMASLQPEGSMLETSCGSPHYACPEVIRGEKYDGRKADVWSCGVILYALLVGALPFDDDNLRQLLEKVKRGVFHIPHFVPPDCQNLLRGMIEVNPEKRLTLTDINRHPWVTAGGKGELELELPMMEVVQTHVIPSLEAMDTDVLQAISSLGCFKDREGLIRELLSPSHNTEKVIYYLLLERKRRRPAFEDESDTMAWRARSGSTSSGAGSSDCPLDLPRKRIDTCRVNGSAGHHFGQISEGSPLTPRRRHHQQQPQPSQQHSFKGVSILDSSRQHRRVPGVHPSPPPAAATGTVISSTPSNHNQHHVNHGSSNSAVVSNAVTPLMLHTGAPPSPSPQPKTLHPVHHGGNVHHHHHHHHHHHRAGSGGGIVGLGPASPQHQIVQHTSSHDEGSHGVPTPPGSPAAVHHWKTRLTTIKNSFLGSPRFHRRKLQDYSKKILTGFLVSSEEVHLTPESSPELTKKSWFGSLMTTERDETFTVLVRGKPLATVKADLIHAFLSISELSHSVASPMSFRVEYKRGTTAPAMFQRQVRFQVDISPVNRPDGSSSQHSHGMGGAGTEGDTVGNHGSNGSTTREYLYAITFTLLSGNIRRFRRVCEHIQSQVCNLNTGRRGGPPASPRASRKFPAELSESSSCGSDTSDRLSPYPGTRQVESDIESETSGFDVKSPLRDSIVGSGGTSDAATTGGGVGPSPPSTAAVVLLPPTPPATTQEDPEGVVSEEGANVASVTPLP; translated from the exons GTACTTAGTGTTAGAGCATGTTTCTGGTGGAGAGCTCTTTGATTACTTAGTGAAAAAAGGAAGGCTGACGCCAAAAGAAGCCCGAAGATTTTTCAGGCAAATTATTTCAGCCCTTGACTTTTGTCATAGTCATTCAATATG CCACAGAGATTTAAAACCAGAGAATCTTCTCCTTGATgagaaaaataacatcaaaattgCAGATTTTGGAATGGCATCTTTGCAACCAGAAGGGAGTATGTTAGAAACAAGCTGTGGGTCTCCACATTATGCTTGCCCAGAAGTCATCAGG GGAGAAAAGTATGATGGAAGAAAGGCTGATGTGTGGTCTTGTGGGGTCATTCTCTATGCACTATTAGTGGGAGCCTTGCCATTTGATGATGATAATCTCCGCCAACTTTTGGAAAAGGTCAAACGTGGTGTTTTCCACATACCCCATTTTGTTCCTCCAGACTGTCAAAATCTTCTAAGAGGAATGATTGAAGTTAACCCTGAGAAAAGACTCACA CTCACAGATATTAATCGCCATCCATGGGTAACTGCTGGAGGGAAAGGGGAATTGGAACTAGAGCTGCCAATGATGGAAGTTGTACAAACCCATGTCATACCGTCATTAGAAGCAATGGACACAGATGTCTTGCAGGCAATTTCATCTCTAGGGTGCTTCAAGGATAGAGAGGGACTCATTCGTGAACTTTTGAGCCCAAG CCACAACACAGAAAAAGTGATTTACTACTTGCTGTTGGAAAGGAAAAGAAGGAGACCTGCTTTTGAAGATGAATCGGATACGATGGCTTGGAGAGCAAGATCTGGTAGCACGAGTAGTGGTGCTGGTAGTAGTGATTGTCCTCTTGACCTACCAAGGAAGCGGATTGACACCTGCCGGGTAAATGGCTCCGCTGGTCATCATTTTGGCCAGATAAGTGAAGGTTCGCCTTTGACACCAAGAAGACGTCATCACCAGCAGCAACCTCAACCTTCTCAGCAGCACTCATTCAA GGGCGTATCGATCCTTGACAGCAGCCGTCAACACAGACGAGTGCCTGGAGTGCATCCATCACCTCCTCCTGCTGCAGCCACCGGAACGGTGATCAGCAGCACTCCTTCCAACCACAACCAGCATCACGTGAACCACGGAAGCTCAAACAGTGCTGTCGTGTCCAATGCTGTCACGCCTCTCATGCTTCACACTGGTGCCCCGCCCTCCCCCAGCCCTCAGCCAAAGACCCTCCACCCAGTTCACCACGGGGGCAACGTTCAccaccatcatcatcaccaccaccaccatcataGAGCCGGCTCGGGTGGTGGGATTGTTGGGCTGGGCCCAGCGTCACCACAGCACCAAATCGTTCAGCACACTAGTTCCCATGATGAGGGCAGTCATGGAGTGCCTACGCCTCCTGGTTCGCCAGCTGCAGTGCATCACTGGAAGACCAGGCTCACAACAATCAAGAATAGCTTCCTTGGATCACCTCGCTTTCACAGGAGGAAGTTGCAAG ATTAttcaaaaaaaattcttacggGGTTTCTAGTTTCATCAGAAGAGGTTCACCTAACTCCAGAGTCGTCTCCTGAGCTCACTAAAAAGTCCTGGTTTGGGAGTCTCATGACCACTGAACGAGATGAAACATTTACGGTACTTGTTAGAGGGAAGCCTTTAGCTACTGTGAAAGCAGATCTCATCCATGCCTTCCTTTCT ATATCAGAATTGAGTCACAGTGTAGCCAGCCCAATGTCTTTTAGAGTTGAGTACAAGCGAGGAACTACAGCCCCAGCCATGTTTCAGCGGCAAGTAAGGTTCCAAGTTGATATTTCACCTGTCAACAGGCCTGATGGAAGCTCTTCACAGCATTCTCATGGAATGGGAGGGGCTGGGACTGAAGGAGACACGGTTGGCAACCACGGTTCCAATGGCTCAACTACTAGGGAATACTTGTATGCCATCACGTTCACCCTCTTATCAG gtaaCATCCGCCGCTTCCGAAGAGTCTGTGAGCACATTCAGAGTCAAGTGTGTAATCTGAACACAGGGCGACGAGGAGGTCCACCTGCATCTCCCAGAGCAAGTAGAAAGTTTCCTGCTGAGCTGAGTGAGAGTTCTAGTTGTGGTTCTGATACGTCCGACAGGCTTTCTCCCTACCCAGGAACTAGGCAG GTGGAGTCAGATATAGAAAGTGAAACTTCGGGATTTGATGTAAAGTCCCCATTGCGAGACAGTATTGTGGGGAGTGGGGGCACTAGTGATGCTGCGACTACTGGGGGCGGTGTGGGGCCCTCCCCTCCGTCCACTGCAGCAGTCGTCCTCTTGCCTCCAACACCACCTGCCACGACTCAAGAGGATCCCGAAGGCGTTGTCAGTGAAGAGGGTGCTAATGTGGCATCTGTCACTCCACTCCCTTGA